TTGGAATTCCTGCTGCAATTTTTTTAGGAATGATTTTCTTAATTGGCTATATGCCTAGATTCCACGACATTTCTTCTTACTTTTTGGGATATCCTATAAAATTTATTGTTATTTACTTTTTTGGCGGACCATTGGCCGAGGAAATAGGGTGGCGCGGCTTCGCCTTACCAAGAATGCAGGCAAGATATGGGGGATTGAAAGCATCTTTACTCATCGGGGTTTTATGGGCGCTATGGCATTTGCCGCATTTCCTCACATCAGCTCAAAGGGGTGGGCCGGGTGCAGATTTATCAATTTTTTATATTAATTTACCGATATTTATAGTGATGTGTATCGCCATTTCGATCATTATGACTTGGGTATTCAATCATACTCAAGGCAGCTTATTTATGGCTATTTTGCTACATACCAGTATTAATACATTTGGAACACTACAATCCTATCTTTCAACACCTCTTTTGACCAGAACAGATTTGCTCTTCCTTCCAGGATTTGTTTTTATAGCATTCCTCATTCTGGTATGGACACGCGGGAGTCTTGGTTATTCACAAAATAATCTACAAACGAAAACAGTTAAAAAATAAAGATGATATACAGATTAAAGTTCTGAAGCAGGGGGCTTTTCCTTAATGACAAAAAACAAAACTATCGTTTTAAAAATCATAGGATTGGAATTTTTATTAATGTTTTTTTATGTGGCGAATGGTGCCACTGTATCTATTACAAAACCTTCTAACCCAGTATTACAGTTTATTGGACTTGTTCCGCTTGCATTTGGTATTTTTATATACCTTCTTACGAGGAATAATTGGAGGTATTATTTTTTCGATCATAAGATAGCATTCACGAAAAATAGTGTTTTATTGCTTTTCCCATTGTTGATTGTTTTAATGGTTATAATAACTGGAAACAAAGGATTAAATACTTCATCAATATCTAATTTATTATTAATGTTTATTATGCAATTTTTTACGGTTGGATTTATTGAAGAAACTTTCTTTCGTGGATTTATGCTTAGAATATTACTTCCAAAAGGCGTAAAAAAGGCTGTTATACTATCAAGTTTTCTATTTGGTATAACTCATTTATTACAGCTGATCGGAGGACAATCCATCGAGGCAACTATTTTACAAATCATCTACGCATTTTTAGTGGGCCTTGCCCTTTCCATGCTTATTTTAAATAACCAATCCATTATTATAGCGATCATTTTTCATTCATTAAATGACTTTCTTAATTTTATGGGGCATATTCAAGGACCCGTTACTTATGATTACATTATTGTTGCGATTTTATTTTTCTATTCCCTATTCTTATGGCGCCGGACAATTATAAAAGAAAACTTAAGACAAAATATAGATTTAACAGTCTAATGGTTATTTAACAAAAACAAGTACCTGCCGAAGCAGCCCCTTGTGTAACTCTATTTTTATATACCTTTCCTGCAAAAAGCATGTTTCTTTTAAAAATGAAAGCCGGAACCTCTTGGAAAGCAGGCACCCGGCTTTTTAAAATTGACAAAATGAATTTTCATTGAAGCCCCGTAGCTGCTGGCATCACGGGCGGACAAGGCATCCCTTTGCCTAAAACCTTTTCAAATGGAATGCACAAATTGGTTAACATATTCAATCGTTAGAGAATGAATGTTAAGCTCGCAGCGCATGACTCAACTATATTACTGTGGTCAGCATTGTTGATTTAAGTTCTAAATACTTATTCATTAAACATTCCGGATCATTGATCTGGTCAAAATCACCTGATGCCATGATCACATTGTAAAGTTGATCAATCAAATAAGGGTCGACTTTGATATCTTGCTTTTCTAAGCCGTCTCGCAGTATGCTCCTTCCAGAATGCGGTCCAATAATCATCCTGCGCTCTCTTCCAAATTTGTGAGGCTCTACAAATTCATAGGTAAGAGGATTTCTAATCATCCCTTGTTGATGGATACCCGCTTCAGTAGAAAATACATAATCACCAATGATAGATTTATAGCGCGTCATCGGAAGGTTTATTTTATTTATTAACAATTGGCAGGCCTCATATATTTTAAGATTATCAATATCTGTATAACAATTATAGAGATCCTTTTTATAAAGCATAACAGCAACCAATTCTTCTAACGCAGTATTTCCTGCACGTTCTCCTATTCCGCAAAGAGTTGTTTGTACCTCATCCGCTCCATAAGCAATGCCTGCT
Above is a genomic segment from Neobacillus endophyticus containing:
- a CDS encoding CPBP family intramembrane glutamic endopeptidase; the protein is MLNSFIETQATPSSGLKKLLESKPLISFFVMAFAFSWITLIPYILSQWNILPNTKFFVIFFVLNPFVGPAFAAYLMNQVIGGKAAWINQRNSLKQTRVDWKWYIFILIGIPAAIFLGMIFLIGYMPRFHDISSYFLGYPIKFIVIYFFGGPLAEEIGWRGFALPRMQARYGGLKASLLIGVLWALWHLPHFLTSAQRGGPGADLSIFYINLPIFIVMCIAISIIMTWVFNHTQGSLFMAILLHTSINTFGTLQSYLSTPLLTRTDLLFLPGFVFIAFLILVWTRGSLGYSQNNLQTKTVKK
- a CDS encoding CPBP family intramembrane glutamic endopeptidase codes for the protein MTKNKTIVLKIIGLEFLLMFFYVANGATVSITKPSNPVLQFIGLVPLAFGIFIYLLTRNNWRYYFFDHKIAFTKNSVLLLFPLLIVLMVIITGNKGLNTSSISNLLLMFIMQFFTVGFIEETFFRGFMLRILLPKGVKKAVILSSFLFGITHLLQLIGGQSIEATILQIIYAFLVGLALSMLILNNQSIIIAIIFHSLNDFLNFMGHIQGPVTYDYIIVAILFFYSLFLWRRTIIKENLRQNIDLTV